One window from the genome of Engraulis encrasicolus isolate BLACKSEA-1 chromosome 16, IST_EnEncr_1.0, whole genome shotgun sequence encodes:
- the tmem154 gene encoding transmembrane protein 154 isoform X1, translated as MTPAQILLFLAVTASLTRRALCQEDGDDRDDGGEGGDEAVPPTETTETTPLPGTELPEPTESLDLSITDDEGLLPEGTTEEGSGSGSADYPMGIEEDPDFPNPVIIIIPLVLVLVIISTVVALVMICRRLKSKAPSPDIPHHDVYLDACEGEKVPMPMFEDDVPSVLELEMEDLEKWMVKDEEKGDVPCHYCISTK; from the exons ATGACTCCAGCACAGATACTACTGTTCCTGGCAGTGACAGCCAGCCTGACAAGGAGAG CACTTTGTCAGGAAGATGGGGATGATAGAGATgatggaggggaaggaggggatgAAGCAGTGCCCCCAACAGAGACAACCG AGACTACGCCACTACCAGGAACAGAGCTACCTGAACCAACAGAATCGCTAG ATTTATCCATTACAGATGACGAAGGACTGCTGCCTGAGGGGACCACAGAGGAGGGATCAGGATCAGGCTCAGCAG ATTATCCGATGGGCATTGAAGAGGACCCAGATTTCCCCAACCCAGTCATCATCATAATTCCCTTGGTCCTGGTTCTGGTCATCATCTCCACGGTGGTGGCATTGGTGATGATTTGCCGTCGGTTGAAAAGCAAAGCTCCTAGTCCTG ATATTCCGCATCATGATGTGTACTTGGATGCTTGTGAGGGAGAAAAGGTCCCAAT GCCAATGTTTGAAGATGATGTTCCTTCTGTGCTAGAGTTGGAGATGGAGGACTTGGAAAAATGGATGGTGAAAGACG AAGAAAAGGGGGATGTACCTTGTCACTACTGCATTTCTaccaaatga
- the tmem154 gene encoding transmembrane protein 154 isoform X2 — MTPAQILLFLAVTASLTRRALCQEDGDDRDDGGEGGDEAVPPTETTETTPLPGTELPEPTESLDLSITDDEGLLPEGTTEEGSGSGSADYPMGIEEDPDFPNPVIIIIPLVLVLVIISTVVALVMICRRLKSKAPSPDIPHHDVYLDACEGEKVPMPMFEDDVPSVLELEMEDLEKWMVKDEKGDVPCHYCISTK, encoded by the exons ATGACTCCAGCACAGATACTACTGTTCCTGGCAGTGACAGCCAGCCTGACAAGGAGAG CACTTTGTCAGGAAGATGGGGATGATAGAGATgatggaggggaaggaggggatgAAGCAGTGCCCCCAACAGAGACAACCG AGACTACGCCACTACCAGGAACAGAGCTACCTGAACCAACAGAATCGCTAG ATTTATCCATTACAGATGACGAAGGACTGCTGCCTGAGGGGACCACAGAGGAGGGATCAGGATCAGGCTCAGCAG ATTATCCGATGGGCATTGAAGAGGACCCAGATTTCCCCAACCCAGTCATCATCATAATTCCCTTGGTCCTGGTTCTGGTCATCATCTCCACGGTGGTGGCATTGGTGATGATTTGCCGTCGGTTGAAAAGCAAAGCTCCTAGTCCTG ATATTCCGCATCATGATGTGTACTTGGATGCTTGTGAGGGAGAAAAGGTCCCAAT GCCAATGTTTGAAGATGATGTTCCTTCTGTGCTAGAGTTGGAGATGGAGGACTTGGAAAAATGGATGGTGAAAGACG AAAAGGGGGATGTACCTTGTCACTACTGCATTTCTaccaaatga
- the tmem154 gene encoding transmembrane protein 154 isoform X3 has product MTPAQILLFLAVTASLTRRALCQEDGDDRDDGGEGGDEAVPPTETTETTPLPGTELPEPTESLDLSITDDEGLLPEGTTEEGSGSGSADYPMGIEEDPDFPNPVIIIIPLVLVLVIISTVVALVMICRRLKSKAPSPDIPHHDVYLDACEGEKVPMPMFEDDVPSVLELEMEDLEKWMVKDGGGSNMNCEPA; this is encoded by the exons ATGACTCCAGCACAGATACTACTGTTCCTGGCAGTGACAGCCAGCCTGACAAGGAGAG CACTTTGTCAGGAAGATGGGGATGATAGAGATgatggaggggaaggaggggatgAAGCAGTGCCCCCAACAGAGACAACCG AGACTACGCCACTACCAGGAACAGAGCTACCTGAACCAACAGAATCGCTAG ATTTATCCATTACAGATGACGAAGGACTGCTGCCTGAGGGGACCACAGAGGAGGGATCAGGATCAGGCTCAGCAG ATTATCCGATGGGCATTGAAGAGGACCCAGATTTCCCCAACCCAGTCATCATCATAATTCCCTTGGTCCTGGTTCTGGTCATCATCTCCACGGTGGTGGCATTGGTGATGATTTGCCGTCGGTTGAAAAGCAAAGCTCCTAGTCCTG ATATTCCGCATCATGATGTGTACTTGGATGCTTGTGAGGGAGAAAAGGTCCCAAT GCCAATGTTTGAAGATGATGTTCCTTCTGTGCTAGAGTTGGAGATGGAGGACTTGGAAAAATGGATGGTGAAAGACG GTGGTGGCAGTAATATGAACTGTGAGCCTGCATAG